The genomic segment CGCCTCAAGCCGTGCTTTCAGACGATCTTCTTCGCTCAGGGCAATCTCCACCTGTTTTCGCAGGGCGGCGATCTCCCGATCCACATCTTTTCCCAACTTATCAGGTGTCAATGTTTCGGGAAGGGGAGGCAGGCGTTCTGTCCCCCCGCCGAGGAAATTTCGTAGATTGGCTTGGAGCAAGACATTCAGCTTATCGAGAAAATCAGACATGACAGCCCCCCTCATTTCCTCTTATTGTAACATGCGCCTCTAAGTTTGTTCGCCCACCCCCCGTTCATTTCGTCCCCGTGAGCATTCTTAGAAGAGAATCAAACATACGTTCCGAAAAACTCTAACAAAATCTTGACAAATGACGTTGATGCCCGTTTGCAAGCGCCCCGTGAACCCTTTCGGGGTATGCCCTGATGGTGAGGAAGAAAACCTTGTTTACTGTCTCCCTGTCTTGGTGAACCGAGGTGTTTCTTGCTCTTTCCATAGCGCCATTCCAAAATTTTGCTAGGTATTCAAACTACACGTTTGTGAAAAAAAATACCGCCAAAGGTTAGAAATTTGAAATTGTTAAGCCCACAACAGGGGGATCACATGACCGGATCACCCCGATGGGTACTTGACAGGTAGGGCAATTCGGACAATGATAGTATGTGACGTTTTGTTAAGCGGGCGCACCCCGACAAAAGAAAGGCAAGCCAGACCATGCAGAAGACCGAACTCATCAGCAAAGTGGCGAAAGACACGGAAATGACCCAAGATGCGACGGCGAAGGTTGTGAATGCAACCATCGACGCCATCGTCGCTGCCCTCAAGGGTGGTGATAAGGTCACACTCACGGGCTTCGGCACCTTCGAAGTTCGCAAGACAAAGGCGCGTGTTGGCACGAACCCTGCGACCCGTCAGAAGATTCAGATTCCCGCTGGCAAGCGTGTCAGCTTCAGCGCGGGCGCTGTCCTGAAGAAGGAAGTCACGGGGAAAGGCGACACACCGAAAGCCAAAGGCGCCAAGAAACCGGCTGCCAAGAAGAAGTAACTTCGCCCTTGTCTGAGTCAGTCTAAAACAAGGGGGCAGGCATCTGGCTTGCCCCCTCTGTTGTTTCTATGGGTTCTATCCCCTCCTTGCCCCGTGTATAATTGACCGCGAACTACCCATCTAAATCTCACGGAATTCACAAAAACACGATGAAACTTGGCATTATTGGCTTGCCGAACAGCGGCAAGACGACGATCTTCAACGCGCTCACCGGCTTGAATCGTCCAACAGGCGCATCCTCTGGAAAAATTGAGGTCGTCACCGCCGTCGTCTCCGTTCCCGACGAGCGGATCGACAAACTGAGCGCAATGTACAACCCCAAAAAGACAATTTACGCGACGATCACCTACACCGATATTGGCGGCTTGGAAAAGGGGATCAGTGCCAGCGGCATTAGTGGGGAACTGCGGAATCACCTTCAACAAGTGGACGGCTATATCCATGTGATCCGCACCTTTGCCGATGATACGGTACCGCACCCCGAAGGGGAGGTGAATCCCCTCCGCGATCTGGAGACGGTAGACAGCGAATTCCTCCTCTCCGATCTCGTTATTGTGGAGCGGCGCTTGGAGAAAATGGCGGAAGAACGGAAGCGCTCCAAGATTGTCAATGTCGTCCTCTTTGAGCGCGAAATTGACCTTCTGAATCGGTTTAAAGTGCAGTTGGATGCCCTGCAACCCCTGCGCAATAGTACCGTTACCGAGGAAGAAATGAAGATCATTCGGGGGTATGGGCTGCTCTCGCTGAAACCTGTTTTGGTCGTCTTTAATGCCGGAGACGCCCTGTACGATTTCAGCGCGATCCACTACCCCCATGAAGGATCGCGCCTCGCCAGCCTGCAAGGGAAAATTGAAGCAGAGATCGCTCAACTCTCCGGCGATGATCAGATGATGTTCTTGGCAGAATATGGGATTGATGAGCCGGGTGCGCGAAAGGTGATCCGCGAATCCTACGAACTGATGCATATTCAAGCCTTTTTCACTGTTGGTCCTGATGAAGTGCGGGCGTGGACAATCCCGATTGGCTCAACAGCACAAGAGGCGGCGGGAACGATCCATTCCGATCTTGCGCGGGGATTCATTCGGGCAGAGGTAACCCCGCATCAGGAACTGCTTGCGCTTGGCAGCGAGGCAGAGGTGAAAAAACAAGGAAAGATGCGCCTTGAGGGGAAGGAATACATCGTCAAAGACGGGGACATTATGCACATTCGGGCAAACGTTTAAGCGTTTGGTTAACACGGTGTCCTAGTCCCCGCACCCTGTAGGGGCGACCCCACAAGGTCGCCCACTGCGTCCTAGTCCCCCTTTGACCCCACTCACTCACAGATATGGCGCAAAGGCAGGTAATTCCCGCAGTGTCGTCCACAAGATGGGCGGCGTATCAGGGTGGGTGCGGAAGGCATCCAGAATCTCTTGGGCGGTCATACTCTCTTTCCCGCCCCACCAACACGCTTGCCCCAGAGGAAGCAGCGCCTCACGGAGGTATTCCAAGCCAACTAAAGGCACTAAGCGCTGCCGCAGCCATTCAATCGCCGGAATCAACATCGGGTCAAAAAGCGGTTCGTTGTAGTCATTCCAAATCTCCTTGAAACTTCCGTTATAGGCTGTAGGAGGGGCGTGAACCTTCCCACTGTTTAGGTCATAGTGCGTCACCGCAGGCGGCGCAGCGGGTGAAAGAGTCATCACTGCGACGCTTTGCACCTTTTGGCGGTGGAAAAAACCTCCAGAGGCTATCCCGCCCCCATTCACCAGCCACACATTATCATAGCAGTAGTGCATGGGGATGTGTAAATGCCCATAGACGACGATCTCTGCCCCATGCGGATGCGCCATCGTAACGAGATCAGCCAATTTTGAATCCCAAGTATCAACCTTGCGGCGAGCATATTCTTCGGCAAGATCGGGAAGATGTCCATGTGTCAAGATGAGGCGATGTCCGGCAATGACAAGGGTTTGCATAAAGGGGAGCGCCGCTTGCGCCGCCGCCGTCTCGTCGTTGCCATGTACCGCGACGACGGGCGCAATCCGGCTGAGTTCGTCCAATACCCATAATTCGCCAACATCCCCCGCATGAAGGATGAGATTCACCCCTCGGAAAATCTCGGTGAGCGATTCGTGAAGGCGATTCCAGCGCTGCGGCATGTGCGTATCGGAGATAATCCCGATATAGGTTGGGTCAGGCATAGCGGTGTGTATCCTTTCAAGGTGGCAATATCCCGACGGTTAAGCGTGGGCGAGAAAACTTTACACACGAAACATCCTAAAGGCGCAGCAAGGTCGCTATGCCCTCACCTCGGTTGTGCTGATGGGTAGCTTATTCAAGGGGAATATGACCTAGCAAAACGCTCATAAATTCCTTCAATTTCTGTTGAGGCAATTGCCATCAATACTGACAAGAAGATGGTTGCGCCAAAGCCTACCGTCAACTACACTATCTGCTAATTCTCTTGCCAGCGCTCACATGCACCCAACGTCGGAGTCTTGATGAATCACTTCCTTGATATTGCCGACCTCAACCCGTCGGAACTGGATCATCTGCTAAAACTCGCCGTCCAATTGAAGATCGAATGGCAATCCGGGGGCAATCGCCCCGTCCTCGGTGGTCAGGTCTTGGCGATGGTTTTTCAGAAACCCTCACTGCGTACCCGCGTCAGCTTTGATGTGGCGATGCTTCATCTCGGCGGGCATGGGCTGTACCTTAGTCCGGCAGAGATTGGGTTGGGGCAGCGTGAGAGCATTCCTGATGTGGCGCGTGTCCTCAGCGGCATGACACAAGGGATTATGGCGCGAGTCTTTGCCCATGATCATCTCAAGGCTTTGGCGGCGTGGTCAACCGTGCCGGTGATCAATGGTCTCAGCGACAAGAGTCACCCCTGTCAGGCGGTGGCGGATATGCTAACTATCTATGAACACTTTGGAGCATTGCGAGGGTTAACCCTTGCCTACGTGGGCGATAGCAACAACGTGACCTATTCCCTTGCCGAGGCAGCCGCACACTTAGGGGTGCGCTTGCGAATCGGGTCACCCGAAGGCTATCGTTTCGATGCCGCAGCTTTAGGTTATTTTCGGGAGTTGGGGCTTGATCTGACCGAAGCGCCTACTGCCGAGGATGCTGTACAGGGGGCTGATGTAATCTACACAGACACTTGGACGAGCATGGGACAGGAAGCCGAGTCCGAAAAGCGGCGGGCAGTGTTTCCGCCCTTTCAGGTTAACGAGGCATTGTTACGCCAAGCGCCCGCTCATGCCGTCGTCCTTCATTGCCTTCCTGCCCACCGAGGGGAGGAAATCACTGATCCGGTGGCGGATGGGCGGCAGTCGCTCATCTTTGCACAGGCAGCAAACCGCCTTCATGCCCAAAAAGCAATTTTAGTGCGCTCTTTGGGGAAGAATCGCTAAAATTAGACAGAGACGAAAAATGACACCCTACGGGGTGTTTCAACTGTGTTTTAAGTTACCCTGATCTCCGCCCGCCGCGTTCGCGTCGGGATACCGTGCGGAAAAGTGAGAGGTGTACTGTGGCGAGCCGAGAAGTCTACGAACACTTCATGAATATGGGGCATGATTTTGCTTGGAACAAAACATGGGATAAGGCAATTGCAGCCTATGCCCGTGCTTTGCAGGAAGTCCCCGAAGACCCCAACTCCCACAAGTATTTAGGGTTGGCGCTGTTGGAAAGCAAGCGCTATGCCGATGCCTTAAAGGTCTACACCCGCGCCCACCAACTTGCCCCCGATGATCCCGTCCCGCTGGAAAAAAGTGCTGATGTTCTGGAGCGGTTGGGAAAACTGAAAGAAGCGGCACAGCAATACGTGAGTGTCGCCGATGTGTACCTTGCCCAACATGATATTGAGAAAGCCATTTCCAATTTCGAGCGGGCAACGCTGCTGACCTCTGGACTGCTCCCTATTCATTTTCGTTTGGCACAGCTTTATGAGCGCACTGGGCGCACCCGTGCCGCCATCCTTCAATACCTGACCCTCGGCTTTAATTTTCAACGAGCGAAAGACAAAGCAAAGGCACTTCAGGCAATTGACCGCGCCCTTCGCCTTGAACCGAGCAATCCCCAAGTGTTGAACGCGAAACGGGCGATTGAGGCGGGCGAATTTATGTCTATCCCACAGACAGACGCTCCAAGCGCTCCGAAACAAAGCGGGGGGATGTTTGACGAAGACCCCGACGCCGAACCGCTTGCCCCACCAACCGCAGATGCTCATCCGGGGGGACCAATGGGACAGGCGACGGATACGGCAATGGGCAACCTTGCCGAGTTTTTGTTAGATGGCGGGTTAACGCTTGCTGAGGCACGGGCTATTCAGGGTATTGAGTCCTTCAAGGTGGGCGATTTCAAAGGCGCTATGGAGAGCTTTACCCAAGCCGAGAAGATGGGCATCCGCCATCCCGCATTGTGGATGTGTATGGGTGCGGGCTATATCCATTTGAGCGAATACCAAGCGGCTATTCCTTACTTAGAGCGGGCGCAAACGGATGGTGACTATGCGGCGGGCGCGGCGCACGGTTTAGGGCAACTCTATATGGCGCTGCAAAAGCACCGTGAGGCGTGTGTGGCGCTCCTCCGTGCGCTGAAATTGGTCGATATTGCCCTTGCCATGAACCCCGACGAGGCAGACCAATTGAACGCCGTCTACGATCAACTGTTGGGGACGACGGACGGCATGTTGGATGCAGATATTGCGGCGATGAACAGCCAGTTCAATAAATGGCTGGTGGGCAAGGATTGGAAGGTGCGTATCTCTGAGACGCGCCGCGCATTATCAGACCGCATCCGCAGCGGGGCGACAGAAGAATTAAAATACTATGTTGCCGATACCTCTATCGTAGATGCCGTGACGCGGATTGACCGCTATATCAAGCAGCGCCTTTTTACGCTGGCGTTGGATACCGCCTACACAGCGATTGAAAAAGAGCCAACCTCCCTGCCTGTTCACCAACGGATTGCCCAAATCCTTATGGAAGAAGGGCATACCCAAGAGGCGATCACCAAATACAACATCGTGGCAAACAGCTTTCTCGCCCGCGATGACCGCCGCAACGCGGCAATGATCCTTGATGAGGTGATCAAGGTTGCCCCAATGGATACGGGCTTACGCCTCAGTTTGATCGACCTCTTGGAGCGGGAAGGTCAGCAAGAGCGTATGTTGGATGAATACATTGGCTTGGCGGGCGCATATTTCCAGCTTGCCGAGACCGATCAGGCGCGAGACACCTACAATGAGGCGCTCCGTTTGGCGCAGCGGGTGAATGCCCCTACCGAAAAGCGCGTTGAAATTCTCTACCACCTTGCCGATATTCACACAAACCGCTTGGATTTCCGGCAGGCGCTGCGTACCTACGAGCAAGTGCGCAGTCTTGCCCCAGAGGAACAACGCGCCCGCCGCGAATTGATCGACATTCATTACCGTCAAAACAACCCCCTAGAAGCCATTAAGGAACTTGATGGGCTGTTACAGGTCTACGCGAAACAAAAGCGCGGCGATCTGATCCTGCGGACGCTGGAAGAAATGGTTGCCGCCCGCACAGGGGATATGGCACTGCGGGCGCGGTTGGGCGCCGTCTACCGCCAAGTGAATCGGAAGATGGACGCTATTGCCCAACTTGATGCACTTGGGGCAATGCAGCTAGAAGCCGGAATGTACAATGAGGCACGGACAACGATCAAACAAATCATTGCCCTCGGACCCACTGATGTTGAGCAGTATAAACAACTCTTGTCCCAACTGGGCGCTTAGGGGCATGAGGCGTGATCATGTGTGGTGAACTGTGCTGGCTTCTTGAGGCGCAGTTCAGCCTGACCGCTGTCCTCGATATTTTGATAGTGGCGGCGGTTTTCTTCGGCATTAGCCTCCTCTTGCGCAGCACCCAAGCCGTCCCTCTCCTGCGCGGAATTGTGATTCTTGTCATCCTTGCCGGGGCGCTGACGACAATCATCCCGCTCACCGCCTTCCGATGGCTGATTGCCAACCTTTTGCCCCTTGTAGCAATCGCTGTTCCCGTTATTTTTCAACCTGAACTGCGGCGGATGCTAGAGCGTTTGGGGCGGGCTAGTGCATGGTCTCGTCACACGTCTGAGGAAGCCGAACGGCACAAGGTAATTGATGCTATTTGCGCTGCTGTGGGGCGGCTCTCTGAACGGCGACATGGGGCGCTTATTGTCATTGAGCGGGAAACCAACCTACAAGAGTATGTCAACAGCGGTGTGGGGATGGACAGTGCGATCAGCCCGCAGCTTCTGCTGACGGTCTTTTATCCCAAAACTGAACTCCATGATGGTGCCGTGATCATTCGGGGCGATAAGGTGGCGGCAGCAGCCTCCGTTTTGCCCCTTTCTTCGGGAAGGCAGCTAACAGATCGGAAATTAGGGACGCGCCACCGCGCCGCGTTGGGCATTAGCGAGATTGGCGATGCGATCTGCGTTGTTGTGTCGGAGGAAACGGGGCAAATCTCTGTAGCCAACGGCGGACGGATGATCCGCCGCTTGGACGCCGAGCGCTTGCGCACCATCCTGATCGCTTTTTATGGCGAAAGCGAGCGAGTAGGGCGTTCGTTTTTGGGTTGGCTATGGCGGATTGCGCGTCGCTTTGTCGGTCAGGATGCCCCGTCCGGAGATAGGGTAATTTCTCCTTAAGGTTGGTTGAAGGATCGAAGCTGTTTGCGGTGCTATCACGTTCTTAACGCTTGAACATGAATCAAATGGAGTCACGCTGTGTCTACCCAAGACCCTTCCCCCAAAAAGCAAAAAGTCGTCGCCGTTTATGGGGGCGCGGCAATTCCTGTTGATCACCCCGATTACAAAGATGCCTTCGAGGTTGGACGCCTTCTCGCCCAAAACGGTCTTGCGCTCCTCACGGGGGGGTATGCGGGCATTATGGGGGCAGCTAGCGAGGGCGCTCATGCGGCGGGTGGGCGCGTCATTGGGGTCACCGTTGGGCTGTTCCGCGAGCGCGGACTCGTCCCCAACCCCTACCTCCATGAGGAAGTCCATCTGCCGAGCCTCTCTGAGCGGACGATGTATCTGATCACAGAACCAGATGCTTATATCGTGATGCGCGGCGGGATAGGGACACTGGCGGAATTGGGGATGGCGTGGAGTCTGATGCAAGTTCATGATATTCCCCCTCGCCCGTTGATCCTTGTTGGAGGGATGTGGCGGGAGACGATGGCAACCTTTGCCCGCGTCAGCACGATTGGCGAGAACGAGCATACCTACATCACTCTGGTGGATACCGTTGCTGAGGTGATTCCTATGCTCCAACAATGGTGGACAGCACCCCCCGCCTTGAAGCCGCGCCTCGGTGATGTTGCTCCGAATAAAGCGAATTTGAAGGGCTAGAAAGGTTCAAAGAAAAAAGTGGATTACGCAACCATTGACCGTTACATTCAGGATCATCTTGAGGAATCGTTGGCAGAGTTAAAACGGCTCTGCGCCCAACCCAGTATTTCGGCACAGGGGGTAGGCATTGCCGAATGTGCCGTCCTCGTTGGGGATATGCTGCGGGCGCGGGGATTCACCGTTGAGATCATCAAAACAGAGGGGCACCCCATCGTTTACGCAGAGGCGGCGGGGGCGAGCGAGAAAACCCTTCTGTTTTACAACCATTATGATGTGCAGCCACCCGAACCCCTCGAACTGTGGGACTCGCCCCCCTTTGAGCCAACCATCCGCGATGGAAAGCTGTATGCGCGGGGTGTCTCTGACGACAAGGGGCATATTATGTGCCGCCTTGCTGCCTTGGATGCGTTGAAAGCCGCCACCGGATCGTACCCCTGCCGGATCAAGTTTGTTATCGAGGGTGAGGAAGAAACAAGCAGTGCCGCCCTCCAACCCTTCGTCCGCGAAAACGGCGCAAAGCTTGCCGCTGACGCCTGTGTGTGGGAATTTGGGAGCGTGAATCATGAGGAACGCCCGCTCCAATACCTGGGCTTGCGGGGGATTTGCTATGTAGAACTGAGTGTAACGACAGCGAGTGATGATGCCCATTCTGGGCTGGCGGGATCGCTCTTTCCGAACGCCGCATGGCGTTTGGTTTGGGCGCTGAACACGCTCAAAGACCGCGACGAACGTATCCTCATCCCGGGTTTTTACGATTCTGTGGTCGCTCCCACCGCTCGCGATTTGGAACTCCTTGCCGCGATGCCCGACGAAACATCTGATCTTCTGACGCGCTATGGGCTGACTCAAGGCTTTTTGCGCGGGCGGAGAGATGGTATTGACCTTCGCCGCGATGCTGTGTTCCAACCAACCTGCACCATCTGCGGACTGAATTCCGGCTATCAAGGGGTTGGCTCAAAAACCGTCCTTCCGGCGAAAGCCTCGGCAAAGGTCGATTTTCGTCTTGTCCCCAATCAAGCACCAGAGGACATTCTGCGCAAACTTCGCGCCTACCTTGACGAACAAGGATTCCGCGATATTCAGGTAGATTACTTGGGCGGAGAACACCCTTCGCGCACCGATCCCGATCATCCGTTTGTGGCGTTGGCAGTTCGCACGGCGGCGGAAGTCTATGGCAAAGAAGTCATTGTTGCGCCGATGATTGGCGGCAGCGGACCGACCCATGTTTTTGAGGAAACACTCCATGTGCCGATTGTCATGGCGGGGTGTAGCTATCCGGGGGCGCTTGTTCATGCCCCGAACGAAAATTTGGTGATCGATCATTTCGTGCAAGGCGTCCGGCACACTGCCCGGATCGTAGGCGAATTCGCAGCGGGGTAACGCCACATCGCTCCCCTTTCCCCTTTCTGTACGCAGGCAGAGAGGGGAAAGGGCTTGGGATAGTTCACCCTTGCCGTAGTGATAAAAGCAAGGATACACACAGCAAACGCCTTGCCGATTATCCCCATTCCCAAACCAAATCTCACACGTGGTAGATGAACAACCTCCTATGACGGATACGCTCGACATCACGCCATTCACCGACACCGACCCAGACGAATTCCTCACCTCGCCTCCTCTCCGTCGTTTGGGGCAGCGCCTTGCCCGTTTGGGTCTTGCCTTAGCCGCTCTGATCATCCTTCTCAGTGCGGGCGCTACCCCACCATCCCCAACGGAAGTCCCCCCACCGGTTGGCATTGTCCCCATCCCCACCTATGATTTTCGCCCTGTCGAGGCGCTCTGTGCCGACCTGAACGCCGCGTGGGATCGGGATTGGCTGACGGTGATCGCCGCGCTGGAACGCCTTGACCAGATTGGCGGCGTCTGTGGCGACAAAATCCCCCGTGAGCAGCTTTACCCCGCTTATTTCAATTATGGCGCGTGGTTGGAGCGGCGCGGGGAGCTTGCCGAGGCAATCCTTGCCTACCAAAAGGCGCTTGATCTTCGCCCCGATGGAAAAGAGGCGGCGCTTGCTTTACAGCGTCACCGCGCCTTGCAGCCGCCCCCTCTGACAATCTGTACAGAGGCTGAGATCGACGCTGCGCTAAATGTAGTTGGGGTATGGACGCCCGCTGCGGTGGGCGCGTTTCCCCGTTTGGAACAGGGGCGATTCATGATCAATGACGTGCCGTTCACCGTGCGCGGGGTGAACTATTACCCATCGAATGCCCCCTGGCGACGTTTCCTCACCGAGGGTGATTTGGACTCCATCCGCGCTGAACTTGACCTTATTCGAGGGGCGGGATTCAATACAATCCGTGTCTTTCTCTGGCACGATGCCCTCTTTCAATGCCCCGGCAGCGGGGCAGTTCCCAAGCCGGAAGGCTTCGCCCGCCTCGATGCTGTCTTGCGTATGGCGGCAGAACGCGGACTGCGCCTGATCGTCACCCTGAATGACCTCCCTGATCTCGTTGTTCGCCCACTCTACCTGCAAAGCGATCTCCCCAACGCCCAAGCGCTGTTCATCGTCCGCCGCTACCGAGACGAACCGGCAATTTTAGCGTGGGATGTGCGCAACGAGGGCGATATTGACGCCAGCCGCAAATACGTCACGTTGCGGGCGGTGATGGATTGGCTGAGGGCATTCGTTCCCCAAGTCCGCGCTGCCGACCCGAATCACCTGATCACGGCGGGGTGGAATGAGAGTTCCCATTTGACGGCGGGCGTTGTTGATTTTCTGAGTTTTCACCATTGGCGCTCGGCGGAGAATATGGCGGAGCGCATTGCCGGAATGCGGGCGGCGACAGCCCTCCCCATTCTGTTGGAGGAAGTGGGGTACGCCACACCCGGTGGAACAGAGGCGCGTCAGGTGGACTCCCTGCGGGCGGCGCTGCGTATGGCGGAAGGGCAGAACTTACTTGGCTGGTTGGTTTGGACTGCTTTTGATTTTCCCCGCACGGCGACCTGTATCCCCCCTGCCTGCCCTAGCCTTGATAACGCCGAACACCATTACGGCATGTGGCGGACGGACTATTCGGAAAAACCTGCGCTCAGAATGTTGAAAGAGGAATTTTTGGGGCGGTGAAAAAGAGGCAAGAGGGGATGGAACATAAACCCCATACGCTAAAGCGCACGGGGTGAGATGAATTACTCACCTTACGCAGTTGGGTTTGTTCACCCCGTATTTGTCGAAAGGGGCAGTTTAAGGGGGCTTCCCCCTCAAAAAAGTGCATTCCCCCTCTCCCGCCACGCGGGAGAGGGGGTTAGGGGGTGAGGGTCTGTGCGTAAGATGAGATGAATTATTGAAAAGCCGCTGTGGGGATTCGTTTCCCGCCTTCACCCTATTTTGTAGTGAAGGCGAGAAAGTAAATTGACGTTACTGCACCCGTGCAAAGGCGATCTGGAGGATGCCCCATGCGGGCTGCGCATCGGATACCCCTGTACCACCCAAGCGGGTGATCGTGGTTTGTCCACCAAAGCCGAAGCGCAAGAGGTACACGGCTGGCTGCCCGTCTCGATCTGAGACGAACGCCAACGAACGCCCATCAAGTGACCACGCCGGATCGTCGTCGCGGGCGCTGCCACTCGTCAGACGTGTGATCGTCCCATTTTGGTACAGGTACAAATCGCCGCTGCCTTCCTTGAAGGAGGCAAAAGCAATCCGTGTTCCATCGGGCGACCACGCTGGATTCTGAACGCGCAAGCCGTTCGTTAGACGGGTAATGCCCGTCCCATCGGCGTTCATCGTAAAGAGGTCAAAGCTCCCCTCACCCACCGCTGCCACATAGGCAATTTGTCGCCCATTGGCAGACCAAACAGGCTGCTGTGCTTCTGTGCCACCGCCAAGTTCGGTCAGGTTTTTGCCATTGGCATCAATCACAAACAAGCGCACACCGCCGCCGCCCCGCGCCGAGGCAAAGGCGATGCGCCGTCCATCGGGCGACCATGCCGGATATAAGTCAGCCGCTGGATCGTTCGTCAGACGGCGAGCGTTCGTCCCGTTCGCGTTCATGACATAGATGTTCGCGTTTCCATCGCGGGTGCTGACGAAGGCGATCTGCTGTCCGTTTGGTGACCACGCCGGATGGTAATCATCTGTCGGGTCGTTCGTCAGGCGGATGAGATTCGACCCATCGGGGCGGACGGCGTAAA from the Anaerolineales bacterium genome contains:
- a CDS encoding cellulase family glycosylhydrolase; protein product: MTDTLDITPFTDTDPDEFLTSPPLRRLGQRLARLGLALAALIILLSAGATPPSPTEVPPPVGIVPIPTYDFRPVEALCADLNAAWDRDWLTVIAALERLDQIGGVCGDKIPREQLYPAYFNYGAWLERRGELAEAILAYQKALDLRPDGKEAALALQRHRALQPPPLTICTEAEIDAALNVVGVWTPAAVGAFPRLEQGRFMINDVPFTVRGVNYYPSNAPWRRFLTEGDLDSIRAELDLIRGAGFNTIRVFLWHDALFQCPGSGAVPKPEGFARLDAVLRMAAERGLRLIVTLNDLPDLVVRPLYLQSDLPNAQALFIVRRYRDEPAILAWDVRNEGDIDASRKYVTLRAVMDWLRAFVPQVRAADPNHLITAGWNESSHLTAGVVDFLSFHHWRSAENMAERIAGMRAATALPILLEEVGYATPGGTEARQVDSLRAALRMAEGQNLLGWLVWTAFDFPRTATCIPPACPSLDNAEHHYGMWRTDYSEKPALRMLKEEFLGR